The proteins below come from a single Argentina anserina chromosome 1, drPotAnse1.1, whole genome shotgun sequence genomic window:
- the LOC126796506 gene encoding auxin-binding protein ABP19b-like: MISPIFFVFSLIVSCSYALHVQDFCVADYTAPQGPAGYSCKDPAKVTVDDFVHSGFGVPSNSSNVFKFGFTPAFASNLPGLNGLGVSLGHTDVEIGGVVPIHSHPGATELVVVAEGSSIIGGFIGSNNKVYQKILNKGDTMVLPQGLYHFFVNQGTTPAIIYAAFSSEGPTVQLMDTSLFKNDLASDIIAKTTLLDAAQIQKLLGGTN; encoded by the coding sequence ATGATTTCCCCTATCTTCTTCGTGTTTTCTCTCATTGTTTCATGTTCTTATGCTTTACACGTCCAAGACTTTTGTGTTGCAGACTACACAGCTCCCCAAGGCCCTGCAGGGTACTCATGCAAAGACCCTGCAAAGGTCACCGTAGACGATTTCGTCCACTCCGGTTTTGGGGTGCCATCTAACTCTTCAAACGTGTTCAAGTTTGGATTCACACCTGCATTTGCGTCTAACCTCCCTGGTCTCAATGGCCTCGGCGTATCCTTGGGCCACACCGACGTGGAAATTGGCGGTGTTGTCCCCATCCACTCTCATCCCGGAGCTACCGAACTTGTGGTTGTTGCAGAAGGAAGTTCGATAATCGGTGGGTTCATTGGCTCGAACAACAAGGTCTATCAAAAGATCCTCAACAAGGGTGACACTATGGTTCTTCCTCAAGGCTTGTATCACTTTTTTGTCAATCAAGGTACGACTCCGGCCATCATATATGCTGCTTTCAGTAGCGAAGGCCCAACCGTGCAGCTAATGGACACATCACTGTTCAAAAATGATTTGGCTTCTGATATCATAGCAAAGACTACTTTGCTTGATGCTGCACAGATCCAGAAACTCTTAGGTGGcactaattaa